The nucleotide window CCGTGGGCCGGGCCTGACGGACAGCGCCGCCGGGGCGGGCGGGAAGTGGCGGCCAGCCGCGATCCGCCGCGCGGCGGTGGAAGCCGCCCGTCGGCACCCCGGATCGGCGGGGTGCGGGCCCGCCCGCCGGGGCCCCGGGGAGCCGCCGGGCCGCCGGGACAGGCCCGCGCGGCGGGGATTTGGCCGCCCGGCCTCCGGTGTTGTAAGAATCACAGATCTCCGATTATCGGAACTGGATCTCGGTTTTCCCTTACGATGCCGGAGTTTGTGCAAGGCGACGGGGAAAGAAAGGGGAACCAACGTTTTGTCGGGTTCCAACTACCGCCGGTCACTCGGCACCGTCTCGCTGACGGCCGTCGGCCTCGGATCGATCATCGGCTCCGGCTGGCTCTTCGGTGCCGCCAAGGCGTCCCATCTGGCCGGCCCCGCCGCCGTGCTGGCCTGGGTGATCGGTGCCGTCGTCGCGCTGACCATTGCCCTGACCTACACCGAGCTGGGCTCGATGTTCCCCAAGGCCGGCGGCATGGTCCGCTACGGCCAGTACTCGCACGGCTCGCTCGCCGGCTACCTGGCCGCCTGGGCCAACTGGATCGCCATCGTCTCGGTGATCCCCGGTGAGGCCACCGCCTCCGTGCAGTACATGAGCTCCTGGAAGTGGGCCTGGGCGCAGGGCCTCTACAACGGCAAGGAGCTGACCGGCTCCGGCGTCGCCCTCGCCAGCGTGCTGCTGATCATCTACTTCGTGCTCAACTGGTTCGCGATCACGCTCTTCGCCAAGACCAACACCGCGATCACCGTCTTCAAGATCGTGGTGCCCACGCTGACCGCCGCCACCTTGATGCTGGCGCACTTCGACACCCACAACCTGCACAGCGCGGGCGGCTTCGCCCCGCACGGCTGGAACGCGGTGTTCAACGCGGTCGCGGTCTCCGGCATCGTGTGGGCGTACAACGGCTTCCAGTCGCCGCTGAACATGGCGGCCGAGGCGCGCAACCCGCGCCGTTCGCTGCCCAAGGCGGTCATCAGCTCGATCCTCATCGCGCTGGTGATCTACGTGGCGCTGCAGATCGCCTTCCTGATGGCGGTGCCCTCGCAGGATCTGGCCAAGCACGGCTGGTCCGGGCTGACCTTCAACTCCCCGCTGGCCGACCTGGCCATCGCCTGGGGTGTCAACTGGCTGGCCATCCTGCTCTACGCGGACGCCTTCATCTCGCCCTCCGGCACCGGCATGATCTACGCGGCCACCACCTCCCGCATGATCCACGGCGTCCAGGAGAACGGCCACCTGCCGGGCATCTTCGGCAAGGTCGACCCCAAGACCGGCGTGCCGCGCCCGGCGCTGCTGCTCAACCTGGTGGTCGCCTTCATCTTCCTGGCCGTCTTCCGCGGCTGGGGCTCGCTGGCCGAGATCGTCTCGGTGGCCACGGTGATCTCCTACATCACCGGCCCGGTGGCCGTGATGTCGCTGCGCCGGGTCGCCCCGGACCTGCCGCGTCCG belongs to Streptantibioticus cattleyicolor NRRL 8057 = DSM 46488 and includes:
- a CDS encoding APC family permease, producing the protein MSGSNYRRSLGTVSLTAVGLGSIIGSGWLFGAAKASHLAGPAAVLAWVIGAVVALTIALTYTELGSMFPKAGGMVRYGQYSHGSLAGYLAAWANWIAIVSVIPGEATASVQYMSSWKWAWAQGLYNGKELTGSGVALASVLLIIYFVLNWFAITLFAKTNTAITVFKIVVPTLTAATLMLAHFDTHNLHSAGGFAPHGWNAVFNAVAVSGIVWAYNGFQSPLNMAAEARNPRRSLPKAVISSILIALVIYVALQIAFLMAVPSQDLAKHGWSGLTFNSPLADLAIAWGVNWLAILLYADAFISPSGTGMIYAATTSRMIHGVQENGHLPGIFGKVDPKTGVPRPALLLNLVVAFIFLAVFRGWGSLAEIVSVATVISYITGPVAVMSLRRVAPDLPRPVMLKAMPVIAPLAMVFGSLVLYWAKWPLTGKVILIMAIGLPVWAWYELRKPWAELKPHLKAGVWMVAYLFVMAFTSFVGSTQYGGRGWLPEGWDLLVVVVIGLVFYFWGVRSAWVNPSLTQARAEAEAAAAAADGDTAVATSA